A DNA window from Paenibacillus andongensis contains the following coding sequences:
- a CDS encoding HAD family hydrolase, whose amino-acid sequence MKPIKAIIFDLDNTLLWDEQSIHEAFQETCRAASESVNVDPAALEIAVRESSEHLFRTMACYEFAKMIEVTHLEALWGRFDSKGHPSFLELEQFAPIYQKESWMQGLRTLGIDDPQLGKVLAERFARERRERPLVYETTFEVLNALHHNYQLLLMTNGAPDLQQEKVDSIPGLAAYFDHILISGSFGKGKPDPTIFEHALSLLGTTVEETIMVGDNLDTDIKGALGVGMRNVWINHHNRTAPIDNRPSYEIATLPELLGILKPA is encoded by the coding sequence ATGAAACCTATCAAAGCGATTATTTTTGATTTAGACAATACGTTATTGTGGGATGAACAAAGTATACATGAAGCATTTCAAGAAACATGCCGCGCAGCTTCCGAGTCCGTCAATGTGGATCCTGCAGCACTTGAAATTGCAGTTCGCGAGTCATCTGAACACCTTTTTCGTACCATGGCCTGTTATGAATTTGCCAAAATGATTGAGGTTACTCACTTGGAAGCACTCTGGGGACGCTTCGATTCGAAAGGGCATCCATCCTTTCTGGAGCTGGAACAGTTCGCCCCCATCTATCAGAAGGAATCGTGGATGCAAGGCTTACGTACATTGGGAATCGATGATCCCCAATTAGGCAAAGTGCTTGCCGAGCGATTTGCTCGTGAGCGAAGAGAGCGTCCCTTGGTGTATGAGACTACTTTCGAGGTCTTGAATGCTCTGCATCACAATTATCAGCTGCTGCTAATGACGAACGGCGCTCCTGACTTGCAGCAAGAAAAAGTAGACAGTATTCCTGGCTTAGCAGCTTACTTTGATCATATTCTTATATCCGGCTCCTTCGGCAAAGGGAAACCTGATCCGACTATTTTTGAGCATGCTCTGAGTCTCCTTGGTACCACCGTGGAAGAAACCATCATGGTTGGCGATAATTTAGATACAGATATTAAAGGTGCGTTAGGCGTTGGCATGCGGAACGTTTGGATCAATCATCATAACCGAACAGCGCCGATTGACAATCGCCCAAGTTATGAGATCGCTACATTACCTGAATTGCTGGGTATTTTGAAACCGGCGTAG
- a CDS encoding MBL fold metallo-hydrolase, whose protein sequence is MHIQPQENLLPDFHEHIKVVILGTGTPRAFYGRAKAGVAILAGDKTFLFDCGGATVDQLIKAGIMPQRISDVFFTHHHSDHNSGFFDVFITSWRTHVIADRVFEGRKGPMNVYGPTTTKAIISKMRESFDFDVNLRVNYNFSAGAGADIQYFESNDGVVYDQGGVKITAFEVDHKPVYPANAYKFEFNGKSVVISGDTIPVENMVKHSQGVDLLVHESYNKTWLDALIAKFPEQTIGLSNPAKYHSTTLEVAEIARAAKVAHLVLTHHIPAPAANEEAEADYTEGMRDIYSGRITMARDLMVFDL, encoded by the coding sequence GTGCACATACAACCGCAGGAAAACCTATTGCCGGATTTTCATGAGCATATCAAAGTAGTGATACTAGGCACAGGTACACCGAGGGCCTTTTATGGGAGAGCCAAAGCAGGTGTCGCCATTCTCGCAGGGGATAAAACCTTTCTATTCGATTGCGGTGGCGCGACCGTTGACCAGCTGATTAAGGCGGGGATCATGCCGCAGCGGATTTCGGATGTCTTTTTCACCCATCATCATAGTGATCATAATTCCGGATTTTTCGATGTATTCATTACGAGCTGGCGTACACATGTGATCGCGGATCGGGTATTTGAGGGGAGAAAAGGTCCCATGAACGTGTACGGGCCAACGACGACGAAAGCGATTATTAGTAAAATGAGAGAGTCTTTCGATTTCGACGTGAATCTTCGGGTGAATTATAATTTCTCAGCCGGGGCAGGGGCGGACATTCAGTATTTTGAAAGCAACGATGGTGTTGTATATGACCAGGGTGGTGTTAAAATTACTGCTTTCGAAGTGGATCATAAACCTGTTTATCCAGCTAATGCTTATAAATTTGAATTTAATGGAAAATCGGTTGTCATTTCGGGGGATACGATCCCTGTTGAAAATATGGTTAAACATAGTCAAGGTGTCGATTTACTTGTGCATGAATCTTACAATAAAACGTGGCTGGATGCGCTTATTGCCAAATTCCCGGAGCAGACGATTGGCTTATCCAATCCTGCGAAGTATCATTCAACTACGCTGGAAGTTGCTGAGATCGCCCGAGCAGCTAAGGTTGCCCATCTGGTGCTCACCCACCATATACCTGCGCCTGCAGCTAATGAAGAGGCCGAGGCTGATTACACGGAAGGCATGCGGGACATCTACTCGGGTCGAATCACTATGGCCAGAGATTTAATGGTATTTGATCTTTGA
- a CDS encoding GerAB/ArcD/ProY family transporter, which yields MLKDVKISVRQFAVLVMIYTIGTTILVIPSGLAADAKQDAWLAAIIGVGLNLLIVCLYNKVGGYFPNMTLTEYNEKLFGKWLGKILSLSFIFFSFVGSATVLFYMGNFVNTQVMPETPIQFVNLIFAIVVAMGVRLGLETIIRAAEIFFPWIIMLFIILVACLLPEIQLEKLQPIFSVGSKPLIKAAISVVGTSALPFIVLLMVFPAHVNQYQKAKKAFLLATLIGGAGFVIITFLCISVLGTKMTERHMFPSYALAKQINIGNFLERVEILIAGIWFLTVYFKTTFYFYGFVTGLAQILNIEDYRPLVLPLGMILVVFSLIVYPNVAYMAEFDTKIYIPYALTIGLLYPILIVGVAAIRKLMTKN from the coding sequence ATGTTGAAAGACGTTAAAATATCCGTGCGCCAATTCGCTGTACTTGTGATGATATACACGATTGGGACTACAATCTTGGTTATTCCATCGGGACTTGCTGCTGATGCTAAACAAGATGCCTGGCTCGCCGCTATTATTGGGGTTGGCTTAAATTTGTTAATCGTATGCCTATACAACAAGGTTGGCGGTTATTTTCCAAACATGACCTTAACTGAATATAATGAAAAACTGTTTGGAAAATGGCTAGGGAAGATACTGTCACTATCCTTTATTTTCTTTTCTTTTGTCGGATCAGCCACAGTCTTGTTTTATATGGGGAATTTTGTGAACACACAAGTCATGCCCGAGACGCCGATTCAATTCGTTAATCTTATATTTGCCATAGTTGTTGCCATGGGAGTGCGTCTTGGACTGGAAACCATAATCCGAGCGGCAGAGATTTTTTTTCCATGGATCATTATGCTATTTATTATTTTGGTCGCTTGTCTTTTACCAGAGATTCAACTTGAAAAGCTGCAGCCTATTTTCTCAGTTGGAAGTAAACCTCTGATCAAAGCAGCTATATCCGTTGTTGGTACATCTGCACTTCCTTTTATCGTGCTGCTCATGGTGTTTCCGGCACATGTCAATCAGTACCAGAAAGCAAAAAAAGCTTTCCTGCTTGCTACCTTAATTGGCGGAGCTGGTTTCGTAATTATTACTTTTTTGTGTATATCGGTATTGGGAACTAAAATGACTGAAAGACATATGTTTCCAAGTTATGCTTTAGCCAAACAGATCAATATTGGTAATTTTTTGGAACGTGTTGAGATTCTTATAGCGGGGATATGGTTTCTAACGGTTTACTTCAAGACAACTTTTTATTTTTATGGTTTCGTTACAGGACTAGCTCAAATTTTGAATATTGAAGATTATCGCCCGCTCGTTTTACCGTTGGGGATGATTTTGGTTGTTTTTTCGCTTATTGTATATCCCAATGTTGCTTATATGGCGGAATTTGATACCAAAATTTATATCCCCTACGCTTTAACCATTGGGTTGCTGTATCCGATCCTCATAGTAGGGGTTGCTGCGATCCGGAAGTTAATGACAAAGAACTAA
- a CDS encoding DUF2798 domain-containing protein, translating to MRINPKYRQLTFVSLMSLIMTFIMSGIMTYVLEGGYIPHFVNDWMKDWGVAFVIAFGLNLFLPAQIRKFANRFRKAQIVYIFVITLIMTFILSFALTAFAMNGIVPYFVSHWTGAWRIALIIVFVLNFFLPKFVGKLVSKLMVQQPA from the coding sequence ATGAGAATCAATCCTAAATATCGTCAACTTACTTTTGTATCCTTGATGTCATTGATTATGACGTTCATCATGTCTGGAATTATGACTTACGTACTTGAAGGAGGCTATATTCCACATTTTGTTAATGACTGGATGAAAGATTGGGGAGTCGCTTTTGTGATCGCATTCGGACTAAACCTTTTCTTACCTGCCCAAATCCGTAAATTTGCGAATAGATTCAGAAAAGCTCAAATTGTCTATATTTTTGTAATAACGCTCATTATGACATTTATCCTCTCCTTTGCTTTAACGGCTTTTGCCATGAATGGTATCGTTCCATATTTCGTGAGTCATTGGACGGGCGCGTGGCGCATAGCTCTCATCATCGTTTTCGTATTAAACTTCTTTTTACCAAAGTTCGTGGGCAAACTTGTCAGTAAACTAATGGTTCAACAACCTGCATGA
- a CDS encoding DUF2339 domain-containing protein: MNLELRVEALELKVKELEEQLSTLLERTTKSQVQQVHTTKPTFDQKPQSAQEPRQHEVTIPIKQPAPPRDWEHLIARVWLPRIFIVVFLLGVLWGFTAAVNAGIITEPIRCIMGVVVAGFMYWQGEVQIRRKRMALGQVLLGGSSGVLILSLFAAHMLFALIPSILAFILYVFSIAISVFTAVRHRSQTLMIITLIAGYLVPFLVNSAKPNIWVFAGYEGLFSMLMILLSLRYSFRGAYFTAFGVLHLPLLFSTLFVHELGSRPAILTVVILQHLLLFAISVLRSKDSLIGQRTALFLSFGLLASWTYGLYGGSKDRIFYEWMLAIWSLLYSGTSFWLYRQKRAFFVHLSIATFSVFLWLIYVLHADQAGSAVLIEGAIALCLGAKFKSKLQQISGTITYFIGMLFVLTHPLRDLLSAESFAWLVLVATIGGLYAFFRATLDEGRARTEISLLLLWMELIFLLVYLTQLTNSLTRALSYDYQHLILSAVWVVYAILLIMFGLIVQKPKANLVGIIFLFITLLKIIFIDLPDVSTAVRAILFIGLGAIGVGISRLFYKRKE, from the coding sequence ATGAATTTAGAGTTACGCGTTGAGGCATTGGAATTGAAGGTCAAAGAACTCGAAGAACAACTGAGTACCCTGCTTGAAAGAACGACTAAGTCACAAGTTCAGCAAGTACATACGACGAAACCAACATTTGATCAAAAACCGCAATCTGCGCAGGAGCCTCGTCAGCATGAGGTGACAATACCCATCAAGCAACCGGCGCCCCCAAGAGATTGGGAGCATTTGATCGCTCGCGTCTGGCTGCCGCGGATTTTCATCGTCGTCTTCCTGTTAGGCGTCCTATGGGGCTTTACAGCAGCCGTTAATGCGGGGATTATCACCGAACCTATTCGCTGCATCATGGGTGTCGTCGTCGCTGGTTTCATGTATTGGCAAGGAGAAGTCCAAATTCGGCGCAAACGAATGGCTCTGGGGCAAGTGCTGCTCGGCGGGTCCAGCGGGGTCCTCATTCTATCTCTTTTCGCAGCGCATATGCTATTCGCCTTAATTCCGTCCATACTTGCGTTCATTCTATACGTCTTTTCTATTGCTATAAGCGTATTTACGGCGGTCCGTCACCGCTCACAGACACTCATGATCATTACCCTGATCGCCGGTTATCTAGTGCCTTTCCTAGTCAACTCCGCCAAACCGAATATTTGGGTATTTGCAGGCTATGAAGGGTTATTTTCAATGCTCATGATCCTGTTATCATTACGTTATTCCTTTCGCGGCGCTTATTTTACTGCGTTTGGAGTTCTACATCTTCCCTTACTCTTTTCAACGCTGTTTGTTCATGAATTGGGCAGTCGACCTGCGATCCTTACCGTCGTTATTTTGCAGCATTTGCTTCTTTTTGCGATATCTGTTCTCCGTTCCAAAGACAGCCTGATTGGACAGCGAACTGCTTTATTCCTAAGCTTCGGCCTACTCGCGTCGTGGACGTACGGCCTATATGGCGGTTCAAAAGATCGTATCTTCTACGAATGGATGCTAGCGATATGGTCACTTCTCTATAGCGGTACTTCTTTCTGGCTGTATCGTCAAAAGAGAGCCTTTTTCGTTCATCTATCCATTGCAACGTTCAGCGTTTTCCTTTGGCTCATCTATGTGCTGCACGCAGATCAAGCCGGCTCCGCCGTTCTTATAGAGGGTGCAATTGCGCTATGTTTAGGAGCTAAATTCAAAAGCAAACTGCAGCAAATTAGCGGGACTATCACTTATTTCATTGGGATGTTGTTCGTCCTAACTCATCCGTTACGTGATCTACTATCCGCCGAATCCTTTGCGTGGCTTGTACTCGTGGCAACGATTGGCGGATTATATGCCTTCTTCCGTGCAACGCTGGATGAAGGCCGCGCACGAACTGAAATCAGTCTCCTCCTATTATGGATGGAGTTAATATTCTTACTTGTTTATCTCACACAACTCACTAATTCACTGACACGAGCGCTCTCTTACGATTACCAGCATTTGATACTTTCAGCAGTCTGGGTTGTTTACGCCATTCTACTCATTATGTTTGGACTCATTGTCCAAAAGCCTAAAGCAAATCTAGTTGGCATCATCTTCTTATTCATTACCTTACTCAAAATTATTTTCATCGATTTACCTGATGTATCTACTGCCGTTCGCGCTATTCTGTTTATCGGACTTGGAGCTATTGGCGTTGGTATTTCTAGATTGTTCTATAAGCGGAAGGAATAA
- a CDS encoding ABC transporter ATP-binding protein, translating to MITINNVNKSFSQRKGTTYTALDHISLTIKKGEFVSVVGPSGCGKSTLLNLIAGFEKVSSGTITVGGQKVTAPGADRIVVFQEHGLFPWLTVLDNVAFGLKQKGLSKKERYTLALEQIKAVHLSKFVDRYPHELSGGMKQRVAIARALVMDPDILLMDEPFAALDEQTRFILLKDLEEIWLKTGKTILFITHNIREAVILSDRVIVMATQPGRVKKEFAVQAARPHQSGDPLIHALENKIMEALTDELEKVVREELGHEYSLKKNPISNSSADHMGVGI from the coding sequence ATGATTACGATAAACAATGTGAATAAATCCTTTTCGCAGCGGAAAGGCACTACCTACACGGCGTTGGATCACATTTCGCTCACGATTAAGAAAGGGGAATTCGTCTCTGTGGTTGGCCCTTCAGGCTGTGGGAAATCAACGCTTTTGAATTTGATTGCAGGGTTTGAAAAGGTGAGCAGCGGCACCATTACCGTGGGTGGGCAAAAGGTTACGGCCCCGGGGGCTGATCGAATCGTTGTTTTCCAAGAGCACGGCCTGTTTCCATGGCTTACAGTTCTCGATAATGTCGCTTTTGGTTTGAAGCAAAAGGGGTTATCGAAGAAAGAACGCTATACACTCGCTTTAGAGCAAATTAAAGCCGTTCATTTGAGCAAGTTTGTCGATCGTTATCCTCACGAGCTATCCGGAGGGATGAAACAAAGAGTAGCTATTGCCAGGGCGCTCGTTATGGATCCCGACATCCTGTTGATGGATGAACCTTTTGCGGCCTTGGATGAACAAACGCGATTTATTTTACTGAAGGATTTGGAAGAAATTTGGCTGAAAACAGGTAAAACGATTTTGTTCATTACACATAACATTCGCGAAGCCGTCATTTTGTCAGATCGGGTTATCGTGATGGCGACGCAGCCAGGCAGGGTTAAGAAGGAATTTGCCGTACAAGCAGCGAGACCACATCAAAGCGGCGATCCGCTCATCCATGCCTTGGAAAATAAAATTATGGAAGCTCTGACGGATGAGCTCGAGAAGGTAGTCAGAGAGGAGCTTGGCCATGAATACAGCCTTAAGAAGAACCCTATTTCTAATTCTTCTGCTGATCATATGGGAGTTGGGATTTAG
- a CDS encoding phytoene desaturase family protein: MKTFDVILIGSGHNALITAAYLTRAGRSVLVLEKNDRPGGFLRTEELTLPGFKHDVYAAAHPLLLTGPAYADLGEALVARGLRYLNTDLPTGVSMEDGQTAVFSRSFESLIAEAERLAPGDGAALAAMFEAFNPYAGDVFALFNLDLSRSKASAIIEKLLHNKGSKGYSEFAASIFSTARNTVSSFQSPVLRAMLAPWVSHLGRTPDEVGSGIWVPLTAMALMGGGMPIPEGGSEKLAQALAKLIQDQGGIILTEQEAERIVVKNGRAVGVRTSKGEEFRAKQAVVASTSPDRLYLSLLAEAEISPPLREQARRFRYGRGCVQIHLALSEPPQWPDARFARIGQPHLTDGLDGFTQAIAQGMADLLPAKPTFTVDCSTNLDPLRAPEGKAIMRIQVLEVPCRPRGDAAALIDVGDGSWTPELTERFTERVLSIVGKHIPNIPSAIIGHAVVTPDTIARFNPNSGPGDPYGGAHDLAQSYLFRPLPGQPSHQTEIPNVYMLGAATWPGHGINGGSGYIVAQKLLK; this comes from the coding sequence TTGAAAACGTTTGATGTCATCCTAATCGGGAGTGGCCACAATGCATTAATTACGGCTGCCTATTTAACACGCGCTGGGAGGAGCGTACTCGTTCTGGAGAAAAATGATCGTCCAGGCGGTTTCCTGCGTACGGAAGAGCTTACTTTACCGGGCTTTAAGCATGATGTCTATGCTGCGGCACACCCTCTTCTATTGACAGGCCCTGCCTATGCGGATCTTGGTGAAGCTCTTGTGGCTCGCGGATTACGTTACTTAAACACGGACCTGCCAACTGGAGTCTCCATGGAGGATGGGCAAACGGCTGTATTCTCACGATCATTTGAGTCGTTAATTGCAGAGGCAGAACGTCTTGCTCCTGGAGATGGAGCTGCTTTAGCGGCCATGTTCGAGGCATTTAATCCTTATGCAGGGGATGTTTTTGCTCTATTCAATTTGGATCTATCACGCTCCAAAGCCTCAGCTATCATCGAGAAACTTTTACATAATAAGGGAAGTAAAGGATACTCCGAATTTGCGGCATCCATCTTCTCGACCGCGCGTAATACTGTAAGTTCCTTTCAATCACCTGTACTCCGGGCTATGCTGGCGCCGTGGGTATCTCATCTTGGGCGTACGCCTGATGAAGTTGGCAGCGGGATTTGGGTACCTCTCACAGCAATGGCATTAATGGGTGGGGGAATGCCGATTCCCGAAGGTGGAAGTGAAAAACTTGCTCAAGCACTTGCCAAGCTCATTCAGGATCAAGGTGGTATCATTCTCACGGAACAGGAAGCGGAACGAATTGTAGTGAAAAATGGACGTGCAGTTGGTGTGCGGACTTCGAAGGGGGAGGAATTTCGGGCGAAGCAAGCCGTCGTTGCCTCAACAAGTCCAGATCGGCTATACCTCTCACTTTTGGCTGAGGCTGAGATTAGTCCTCCGCTGCGCGAACAAGCGAGGCGGTTCCGCTATGGCAGGGGCTGTGTGCAGATCCATCTCGCTCTGAGTGAACCGCCGCAATGGCCAGATGCTCGATTTGCCAGGATCGGTCAGCCGCATTTAACGGATGGGCTCGATGGATTCACGCAGGCCATAGCACAGGGTATGGCGGATTTGCTTCCAGCCAAGCCGACTTTTACTGTCGATTGTTCCACCAATCTGGATCCATTACGAGCGCCTGAAGGAAAGGCAATCATGCGTATTCAGGTGCTCGAGGTACCTTGCCGTCCTCGCGGCGATGCCGCTGCTCTTATCGATGTTGGGGATGGCAGTTGGACACCGGAGCTAACAGAGCGTTTCACTGAGCGAGTACTTTCGATTGTAGGCAAGCATATCCCTAATATTCCTAGTGCCATTATTGGCCATGCCGTTGTTACGCCAGACACGATTGCCAGATTCAATCCTAATTCTGGTCCAGGTGATCCGTATGGCGGGGCCCATGATTTGGCGCAAAGCTACCTGTTTCGTCCCCTACCAGGGCAGCCGAGTCATCAAACTGAAATTCCGAACGTATATATGTTGGGTGCGGCAACTTGGCCAGGACACGGGATCAATGGAGGCTCGGGGTATATCGTCGCCCAAAAGCTGCTGAAATAA
- a CDS encoding Crp/Fnr family transcriptional regulator, which produces MDQLNELADLQEKDPTKEVMIEAFRKHGAIHTYRKNEFVFQENDQPSGAYYVDSGLIKISQSSEEGQGITLFLRYEGDIFGNAEILTNIPRKRYAKCLVESQIITLDGRKFLELSKENAEFSYSVAVLGARRLLQTQKMVETLISRPVAWRLAWFLMQLGKPTDVKLEVQVPLSHEEISYVIGCSRQTVTETLNKWRDKGLIDYAKKKIVIFHPNRFFTDI; this is translated from the coding sequence TTGGATCAATTGAATGAACTGGCGGATCTTCAGGAAAAGGACCCTACCAAGGAAGTCATGATTGAAGCATTTCGTAAACATGGGGCTATCCATACCTATAGGAAAAATGAGTTTGTTTTTCAAGAGAATGATCAACCAAGTGGGGCTTATTATGTCGACTCGGGATTAATTAAGATTTCCCAATCTTCTGAAGAGGGGCAAGGGATTACCTTATTTCTACGCTATGAGGGGGACATATTCGGGAATGCGGAAATTTTGACGAACATTCCTCGGAAACGTTATGCCAAGTGTTTAGTAGAAAGCCAAATCATTACGCTTGACGGGCGGAAATTTCTTGAATTGTCTAAGGAAAATGCCGAGTTTTCCTATTCTGTTGCCGTTCTCGGAGCTCGCAGACTTCTACAAACACAGAAGATGGTGGAAACGCTCATATCCCGCCCTGTCGCTTGGAGATTAGCCTGGTTCCTCATGCAGTTGGGCAAACCGACGGATGTAAAGCTTGAGGTTCAGGTGCCGCTCAGTCATGAAGAAATCTCTTATGTCATTGGCTGCAGCAGACAAACCGTCACAGAAACACTCAATAAATGGCGCGATAAGGGACTCATCGACTACGCCAAAAAGAAGATCGTTATTTTTCATCCGAACCGATTTTTCACAGACATATGA
- a CDS encoding ABC transporter permease, which translates to MNTALRRTLFLILLLIIWELGFRVFQWGWKFPSPLQTFQAFYDGFTQGHLLNAIAASLRRLLISFAISIGLGTILGYLFARYRYFDETFGFVVVALQTVPSIAWLPFAIIWFGLNDTSVIFITTIGATWTMSMASRTGILNISPIHLRAAQMLGTGSGYRLFFQVQLPAAFPHWITGIRVAWAFAWRALVAGELIAKGVGLGQMLQDGRGLGDTASILCVVIIIAVIGTISDHFCFKQLEDKIVLRFQLKK; encoded by the coding sequence ATGAATACAGCCTTAAGAAGAACCCTATTTCTAATTCTTCTGCTGATCATATGGGAGTTGGGATTTAGAGTTTTTCAGTGGGGGTGGAAGTTTCCTTCTCCTCTCCAAACTTTTCAAGCTTTCTATGATGGCTTTACGCAGGGGCATCTCCTTAACGCGATTGCAGCTAGTCTTCGTCGCTTACTCATTTCATTCGCTATTTCAATTGGGCTAGGGACGATTTTGGGCTATTTATTTGCACGTTATCGGTATTTTGACGAAACCTTTGGTTTTGTGGTTGTTGCCCTGCAGACGGTTCCGAGCATAGCGTGGCTTCCTTTTGCGATTATTTGGTTTGGGCTTAATGATACTTCCGTCATTTTCATTACAACGATAGGTGCGACTTGGACGATGTCCATGGCGAGCAGGACGGGGATTTTGAACATTTCACCGATTCATCTGAGAGCTGCGCAAATGCTTGGAACAGGCAGCGGTTACCGATTGTTCTTCCAAGTGCAGCTGCCGGCGGCATTTCCCCATTGGATCACGGGGATCCGTGTGGCTTGGGCTTTTGCTTGGCGGGCTCTTGTAGCTGGGGAGCTTATTGCCAAGGGAGTCGGTCTCGGGCAAATGCTGCAGGATGGGCGCGGCCTTGGGGATACGGCATCCATTCTGTGTGTGGTTATCATTATTGCCGTTATTGGCACGATTTCAGATCATTTCTGTTTTAAACAGCTAGAGGATAAAATCGTGCTTCGCTTTCAGCTTAAGAAATAA
- a CDS encoding ABC transporter substrate-binding protein yields the protein MKKLGWVMSLVLTVSLLLSACGQSKEAASSAASTTVKIGILKNVTHAPGFVALQNNYFQQGFGQNAKIEVTAFDNGADFATAIATDQIDLGYVGPGPVINQYLKSKNIKVIAGANNGGAVLVARKDAGIQSVKDLVGKTVAVAAKGGTPDLSLRLLLKQEGLKVSTDTSGVQIVTRAPADTLVAIRQKEVDATLIAEPWGTQIIQEGSGTILVDWNKIPPKDGNYPLTILVASDKFLKEHRDLAKKAVKANRQGIEFIQQSPSKAYGLISDELKQLTGKGMDPALIKAAIDHLKLTEDITLDDINEQAKASFDAGYLKVKAEELDFSKFLDVTLLNEVKKEK from the coding sequence TTGAAAAAATTAGGTTGGGTCATGAGCTTGGTATTAACCGTATCACTGTTATTGTCAGCTTGCGGACAGAGTAAAGAAGCAGCCTCAAGTGCTGCCAGCACGACGGTGAAAATTGGTATTTTGAAAAATGTGACACACGCTCCGGGATTTGTAGCGCTGCAAAATAATTACTTCCAGCAAGGCTTTGGCCAAAATGCCAAGATTGAAGTCACGGCTTTTGACAACGGAGCGGACTTCGCAACGGCAATTGCGACTGATCAGATTGATCTTGGTTATGTAGGTCCTGGACCGGTCATCAATCAATATTTGAAAAGTAAAAATATCAAGGTGATCGCTGGAGCGAATAACGGTGGAGCTGTATTGGTGGCGCGTAAGGATGCCGGCATCCAATCGGTTAAGGATCTCGTTGGTAAAACCGTAGCTGTTGCGGCCAAAGGTGGCACGCCTGATCTATCTCTTCGCCTGCTGCTGAAACAAGAAGGACTCAAAGTATCCACTGATACTTCCGGTGTGCAAATCGTTACACGTGCTCCAGCGGATACCTTGGTTGCGATACGCCAGAAAGAAGTGGACGCTACCTTAATTGCAGAACCTTGGGGGACTCAAATCATTCAAGAAGGTTCAGGAACGATTCTCGTAGATTGGAATAAAATTCCGCCAAAAGACGGGAATTATCCCTTAACGATTCTCGTAGCGAGCGATAAATTTCTCAAAGAGCACCGTGATTTGGCCAAGAAAGCCGTGAAAGCAAACAGGCAAGGTATTGAATTCATTCAGCAAAGTCCAAGCAAGGCCTATGGTCTGATTAGCGATGAATTGAAGCAGTTAACTGGCAAAGGGATGGATCCGGCGCTCATTAAAGCGGCCATCGATCATTTGAAACTGACAGAAGATATCACCTTAGATGATATTAACGAGCAGGCCAAAGCCTCATTTGATGCTGGATATTTAAAAGTGAAAGCGGAAGAACTGGACTTCAGCAAATTTCTCGATGTAACGCTTTTGAATGAAGTGAAAAAAGAAAAATAG
- a CDS encoding DUF975 family protein: MYWTRRDLKNRAKNVLRTSYWKAFLVSLVLAVVSGGVSSCSFNSGGSTSMSLPGLSGGMGDVSDGAGLAIILIFAFLAVVIGLVALAFNIFVVSPLTVSVQQYFKQAAQDDVNMNYLVYSFTKGNYLAIVKGMFWSGLLNFLWFLLLFIPGIVKSYAYSMTPYILADNPGIGMKRAVDLSNQMTRGQKWKMFVLDLSFIGWFLLGTIALGIGVLFVLPYYNSTKAELYLVLRRQALHDGLSSSAELNLPYV, translated from the coding sequence GTGTATTGGACGCGTAGGGATTTAAAAAACAGAGCCAAAAACGTTCTGCGGACATCGTATTGGAAAGCATTTCTGGTTAGTTTGGTATTGGCTGTAGTTAGTGGCGGGGTATCAAGCTGCTCATTTAATTCGGGTGGAAGTACTTCGATGAGTCTTCCTGGGCTTAGTGGCGGGATGGGCGATGTCTCCGATGGAGCGGGTCTTGCTATTATCCTTATCTTTGCTTTCTTGGCAGTCGTGATTGGACTAGTGGCGTTAGCTTTTAATATCTTCGTTGTGTCTCCGCTAACAGTGAGCGTACAGCAATATTTTAAACAGGCTGCACAAGATGATGTAAACATGAACTATCTCGTTTATTCGTTTACAAAAGGCAATTACTTAGCAATTGTTAAAGGTATGTTTTGGAGCGGCTTACTTAATTTTTTATGGTTTTTGCTGCTCTTTATTCCAGGTATCGTGAAGTCGTATGCATACAGCATGACGCCTTATATTTTAGCGGATAATCCAGGGATTGGGATGAAGAGAGCTGTTGATCTAAGCAATCAAATGACACGCGGGCAAAAGTGGAAAATGTTTGTGTTGGATCTTTCCTTTATAGGTTGGTTTCTTCTAGGAACGATAGCACTGGGAATAGGTGTTTTATTCGTACTGCCTTACTATAACTCAACCAAAGCGGAGCTTTACTTGGTTCTTCGTAGGCAGGCGTTGCATGATGGGTTAAGCAGCAGTGCAGAGTTGAATTTGCCTTATGTTTAG